Within Anolis sagrei isolate rAnoSag1 chromosome 3, rAnoSag1.mat, whole genome shotgun sequence, the genomic segment AATTTTTTTGCAGCAATTCATAACTCCTGGCCTACATAACATCATTATTTTTTCTGTGTCTGAAACACTGCCACAAAATGAAATGTTACTATTTCCTCTTTTTTCAGGTTGAAAAAGCTTATTGAACAAGACACAGCATATCaggcaaagaaagagaaggaaaacaccAGAAAAATAAGCAAATTGAAGGAGGAGCTGACAAAACTCAAGTCATTCACATTAATGGTAGTGGATGAACAAGAAAAGCTTACAGAACAGCTAAACCTCCAAAGTCAAAAAATCCAAGACTTAACCACCAGTGCAGAACAAGCACATGAGAAACTATCACTTGCAGAAACAAAAGcacaagaagaagaggagaaagctcTCCGGCTGGAAGCTGAGCTTCAAGCCCAAGCCAATAACGCTTCCCAAGAACAAGAGGCTACTATGGCCAAATTAACCAATGAAGAAAGCCAAAACCGCCAGCTACGCTTAAAATTAACAGCTCTTAGTCGACAAATTGATGAACTTGAAGAGACTAATAAGTCTTTACGAAAGGCTGAAGAAGAACTGCAAGACCTGCGAGAAAAAATAAACAGAGGAGAATGTGGAAATTCTACTCTTCTGTCTGAAGTAGAGGAGCTAAGAAAAAGAGTACTAGAAATGGAGGGGAAAGACGAAGAGCTCATAAAAATGGAAGAGCAATGCAGGGAACTCCACAGGAAGCTAGAAAAAGAAGCCTCACAGAGTAAAAACTTTAAAGTAGAAGTTGACAAGCTGAACAAGAGAATTATGGAACTTGAGAAACTAGAGGATGCTTTCAGCAAGAGTAAGCAGGAATGTTATACTCTGAAATGTAACCTAGAAAAGGAAAAATTGCTAACCAAGCAGTTGTCACAGGAACTAAATGGCTTAAAAGCTCGTATGGGAGAGCTTGAAACCATTGAGAGTAAATTGGAAAAAACAGAACTCACTCTTAAAGAAGACTTGAGTAAATTGAAAACATTAACAGTAATTCTCGTAGATGAAAGAAAAACAatgaatgaaaaaataaaacaaacagaagaAAAGCTAAATACTGCAAATACGCAACTTCACCTGGAGCAAAAAAAAGTAATGTCAGTCACAGAAAAACTGATCGAGGAGAGTAAAAAGGCACTGAAATCGAAGACTGAGGCAGAGGAAAAAATGTCCAGTCTCACAAAAGAAAGAGATGAGctaaaaaacaaactaaaagcAGAGGAAGATAAAGGGAATGATCTCTCTTCCAAGATGAATCTGCTAAGGAAAAAGCTGCAATCCCTAGAAGCCATCGAAAAAGACTTTCTCAAAAATAAACTGAaagagacagccaagcctagtcCACCTTTACAGCaagaaaacaacaaaattaaaGAACTAGCTCAGGAAATTGAGAGGCTCAAACACAAACTTAAACAAATGAAGGCCATAGAAGATGACCTCATGAAAACAGAAGACGAGTTTGAATCTTTAGAACGAAGATACATTAATGAACAAGACAAAGCCAGATTTCTGTCAGAGGAACTTGAGGTTGCGAAAAGAGAACTGGCCCGGTATAAACTAGCAGAGAAAACAGAATGTAACCATGAACAGAGATTATTCCAAAAATTCAAGGAAGAAGCAGCCAAGTCAGGACATCTTTCAAGGGAAGTAGATGCGCTGAAGGAAAAAATTCATGAATACATGGCAACAGAGGATATTATCTGTCATTTGAGAGAAGACCACACAATTCTGCAAAAGAAACTCACTCaccaagaaaacaaaaacaaagaattaGGAAGAGAAATGGAAATCCTGTCTAAAGAACTAGAGAGGTACAGGAGATTCAGTAAAAGCCTTAGACCAAGTCTCAATGGAAGGAGAATTTCTGACTTGCAAGTTGTCTCCAAAGAAGTCCAAACAGAACCATCAGACAATGAACCACCTGATTACAAAAGTCTAGTTCCTTTGGAACGAGCTGTCATCAATGGACACTTATATGAAGAAAGTGATAATgaagatgatgacaatgatgatgagcAACCAGTGTCTTTCAAATGTAATTCCTCTGTTCCAAATGCAGTAAACAACAGCAAACTTTGGATACCCTGGATGAAATCCAAGGAAAGCCATATTCAAAATGGGAAAGTTCGTGCCAAGCAGAATGGAAACTGCATTCAGCCTGGGAATTTAGTTCTAAGCCACACGCCAGGCCAGCCTCTACACATAAAAGTTACTCCAGATCATGGACAAAACACAGCTACCCTTGAAATAACAAGCCCTACTACAGAAAGTTGTCATTCTTTTACCAGTACAGCTGTGATACCCCACTGTGGCACACCAAAGCAAAGGATAACCATAATTCAAAATGGGTCTTTAACACCTATAAAATCTAAAGTAGCTGATACTCACTCAAGACCAGAGCAAGCCATCTCACCTCGATCTCAAACTCCTGAGTCATGTAGATCTGTAACTCCTGAAAGAACAATGTCTCCTTTGGCTCTTTCAACCTCCTCAAGTTCCCCAGAACAGTTAATTTCACCAGAGCCCCTGGAAATTGGTGACAGGCATACTATCTTCCGAGTATCCCCTGAATGTCAGTCATCCTGGCAGTTTCAAAGGTCTAACAGTTCTGGATCTAATGTGATAACTACCGAggataataaaatacatattcaTTTGGGGAACCCTTATGTTAAAACTATTCCTAATCCCGCAAAAACAGCTCATCCTTGCACTCCAATGCAGGATAACAGAACTCCAGCATTAACTAATGGAACACCGGGCAAACAGATCAACAAAATCACCAGCAGTATCACTATTACTCCAacagcctctcctctcccaagACAGGCACAAATTACAGTAAGTAATGTATATAACTGACTTTCCCTGTTGTGCTGCCATACTTACAGTCAATGCAAGCTTACCGTTTTCCATCCAGCCAAGAATGATTTCGGACATTCTAACCAgaattttttgagttttgtgcATGTGACCTACAACAGCATATGGAACTAACATGAAGACTTCACCCTTTGATCATACCATGTGTGCACttactgtattatttgttcatttaAATAACTTTTTGTAAAATGCCTAGAATTGAACCTGTATCGATGCATCTTTTATGTATTTACATTTTCAGTAGCTGTTATTATGTTTGACTACAACTGTTTCCATGAAATATTTTCACATCACATGACAGTAAATATTTTTGTAACTATCACTTACAGAATTCATTGTTTTGTCTTCCCCtgtgtgcaattttcttgcatgtAAAACTGTTTAATTCCAGCTTAAGTCTGTTAATTGTTTGCTACCTTGCCTAGTTCTTTGATATTCATGTGACTGTAAAGAGAAATACTTACAGAtcaaatatttccaaatatgCATGTACTGTTTTACAAAATAATGATgcacaaaattacaaaaaaaacacAACCCTATAATGATGAGCTGTGAGCCAGACAGCAGTTGAAGTGAAATCTGAACCAGCAATGAACTCTTTGAGTAATGCAAGGCAACACACAATCTCGAAGGCAAGAACTGAGGAATTTTCAGTTCGccatatgttttggactgcaatttccacAAACCTTGGGCTATGCTGGGTCAAGTCACTGACCAAACTTCTGGCAGACCTCACATTCCCCAAGGCACATCTAATGCACTGGCTAAACTTTAAAGATTGTTTCAAGGTACAGATGTGAAATGTTTTTAgcattttaaaactaaaaataaaacttcaccTGATCAGAATAGACCCAATAAATCAACGGAATTTACTTACATACTGACACATCATTTGATATTAGATTCAATGAGTCTAATTGGGTCTAACTAATAGGATTCAGACCAAAGTAATCACACATATCTGACATATGTTCTTCCTACAGTTAAATCCTTCTGGGTAAAAGAGCAGTTGTGCATCTAATCTATCAATAATGCCTCCCATTACTTGTCCTGGAGAATAGCTTTTCAAGTAATTTGTTGAACTAGATTAATCCTGATGCCTAGAACCTAAGCATTTCAATAAGTTCATATTATAGTATTTTCTCAGAGCTCACAGCTAAATATTTTTATGCTATCTTTAAAAACCACAATTCTTCCAGCTGTTTATTGCTGTTTATTTCCACTGATAGGCTGACTATGCAGCAGGAAAATCACTCCATTCTTGAATCATCATTTTTAGTATTCTTATTTTCCTTTCATCATATTTTTGGCTATTCTCCCTTTGAATTTAGTAAGCTTCGTTTTCACCCTTCTTTTACTTCTAGTTCTTTCGATTACCAACCAAGGCTTACTATCGTTGGAAGTGAAGTCTATTCTATTCTAAAGGGACCAGTTTACTCGGGCAATTTTGTGGATGCATTCTCAACTGCATCTGCATTTGCACTCACAGATAATGCATATTAAAGTGAGTTATGCTATACACAGATATAACTAGAAATTGTGCTGTATACTGATATAACTATCCGTAAATTCCCTTGGTAGCAGTTCTTTCAAACTACTGCAATCATAGAAATCAACATGATTGAATCCACATCTCAATTATCCTGTCAAGAGAGCAAAATAGACTTTTACAGATGAATGTACTGGTTTTAATTGAAAACTAACATTATGCACGCACTCATGTGAAATTAAGCAAACAGGTCAGATAAGCCTTGCATACATAAACGATACTGCTTCAAAGTatcttccaaaatgcattccATGGTGATGTTTTCTTTCACCCCTCTCCCTGTTTCTAATGTTTTCCATTTTGCTAGTGAAATCTATAGATAGATACTTTTCCAACATGTCAGGGACTTGGTGAGGTTGGCAAATctgctttcctcttttctctctgttttgctttctatacatcagggttcctcaaactttttaaacagagggccaaggtcacagtctctcaaactgttggaaggccggattatcatttgaaaaaagcatgaaagaattcctatgcacactgcacatatcttatttgtagtgcaaaaacccccactttaaaacaatacaataattaaaatgaattttaacaaatataaacttattagtatttcaatgaaaactgtgggtctgcttttggctgatgagatgttgttgttgttgttgttgttgttgtgtgctttcaagtcagacttaggttgatcctgagcaacggctggataaatgaccttggagggcagtatACGGCCCCCGgcctaagtttgaggacccctgctatacatgctcagtaagggattctggaggccGCGATTTTCCTTGCCtatcacacataaatacatcaatCTATTGTAGGATCACTTTGAACTGAAACCCATTCTTTCCAACATTGAGCTTTATGGAAACCCATTCTTTCTCCAACACTCCTTCTCCAACAATCCTTTCTCCAACACTCCTCCCAATGACAATGCtaccaaaaagcaaaacaaaaaacccaatccTTTCAGCTAGACAGAAAGGGAAGGCTAGACAGGACTCCTGTAAAAGGATCTTGCAAAAAGTAGCTTCCTTGTCACAGGCTTTATTAATCAAGGAATGCCTGGGTGAAAATTCAATAATCACTTCAGTAGGGATCATTAGTAATTCAACTGAAGctcgctctatctatctatctatctatctatctatctatctatctatctatctatcttagtaAATACAGACACAGATTAGACAAGACAATGTCATTTTCCAGAATGTGAAAGTCTGGACATCTAATTCTATTGGCTTCTCTGGTAAACTCCAGGCATTTCATTTAAAAAGATGAGAACCAAGTCTCCTTCACCACTGCTATAAACAAAAGTATATTGAATGGTGAATAGTTCACATTGCTTTCGAATTGACAAAAAATTACATCCACATCTTTTCAAAAGTGCAATTCTATGCCAAAAATCATGTTTTAAAAAGCCATCATTGTAAGACTGGAAAAGGGCGGGCAAGAAATTACATCAATTGCCCTTATGGTTCCTCTACTTTTAACTTAAATACAGTGTTTCTTTTAAATGCTTCAAATGGTAACCACATCCTGTGAATTTAAGCAATTTATCCCAAACCCACACTAAATTAAACATCCTATAATACAGAATTCAGAAATCCTTGAATCATCAGTTACATCATACAAAGTAACATGAACAAGCTTTTTTTCCCTAAAAGCATTTAGCCATTATTTTCTTGAGGGTTTCTGAATGTATTCtagaaactacattatatggtcactttaaattcatttaatgcagtttaactgcattgaactgcagatATGACtccatactgaccatataatacagattcaaactgtgtaatacggcagtgtagataagCACTCAACTGTGTTCAtaaaaagcagtggttctcaatctgtggatccccaggtgttttggcctacaactcccagaaatcccagccagtttaccaactgttaggatttctggaagttgaagaccaaaacatctggggacccacaaattgagaatCATTGATAGAAAGGATCATAGCATATTCTCGATCAGGCCAAGACCTAGATCCTGTTGTTACTCCTGACTACAGCTGACCTCTTCAATCAACAGAATGTACAGTATCTATATGATGACTCACCATTTGTTAATTAATTGAATGGGTCCTGCTGCAGTTGGAAAtaacaaactaacaaaatgtgAGCCCAAATATGATAGGTAATTTAAATGGCATAACAtgttttaggagcccccggtggcgcagtgagttaaaccgttgagctgctgaacttgctgactgaaaggtcggccgttcgaatctggggagtggggtaagctaccactgttagccccagcttctgccaacctagcagttcaaaaacatgcaaatgtgagtagatcaataggtatcactttggtgggaaggtaaaggcactccatgcagtcgttCCGGCTACATGACCGAGgcagcatctacggacaacgccagctctttggtttagaaatggagaagagcaccacccccTATAGTCGGGTgcaactagaattaatgtcaagggaaactacCTTATTTAACATGATTTAACATGAACCTACTCCTCTTAATCTTTTATTTATAGCATTACAATTATATAAATTGATTACCTGTTTCCCAGATTCAGATATCTTTCTTACTGTATTTTACAGAACTATCTCTATAAATTTGCTTTCCAATCTATTTCATTGCCTCTTTATAAACATTTTCACTGAAATAAGCTGTCATTACAGTGGCAGAAAAACTACAGCAAGGATTCCCACCCAAGGCACAAGTACAGGATTGGAAAGCTCACACATATACCAAACAAACATACACAGCAAAATTCACTCCAAGGGCTTCAGTATAATCCCTGTCCTACTTCAAAATATTCCATTTAACacaaaaagagagacagagagacagactgACTGACATTTCCACTCACATTTTaagaatgtaaaattaaaatcaacaaaATGGAGTACTTCTTGAACTTTTCCACTTTTCCTGTTTAAgaaacagggcttcttaaacttttccactcaggacCCCTTTCGGAACAGGAAAGTTTTTCATGACCcctgatatataaatatatataataggtaaaaaaataaaacatttattgatGACAAATTAGCATTTACAAAACCTGGAACAagctgattttgctttttctgaaGTACAACTAAAGCATcctctgcagagtccactgcacaacaaatttgtgtaaatgtctaaaacaattcagaaaacttttactgttgcaaaATTTTTCAGGGTCCTACATTGAGCTAAAGAGACCCCATTTGGGTTCCTACAGTTTAAGAAGATGTGCTTTAGGAAATAGGATCAGAATTAACATGCAAAATCCTAACCTGACATCAATCCATCTAAAATTAATCATAGCTAGAGCTCCACTATGAGTCTATGCAGTTCTACAGATTGTGTTTGGTAAAAAGCAACTATATTCATATGTAGAAATGCATACATCTCTTTTCACACATTTTCCAATCTACTCCGGTCCTCTAAAACAGTTTCCTAAGGACAGTCTTTCAGTGGTCTACAAGCATCTGCAGTGGACACAGTGGATCTAGTGAAAATTACAGACATATCTATAAGCCTATATTTGGTGAGGCTTGCACAGATTACAATGCCGCTTGAAAAAGATGCTACCTTTCTGCAACACATTGATGAAAAATGCATTCTGCAAAGACATATGGACACAAAAAGGAAATGactttttatgttttaaaatcaAGACAAGCAATAATTCCATCTAATTCATTATTATGAAGCAGAGTCATGTAGCTCTCTCAGACAGCATATTTTAGGTGTAATACAACATCagtaaattattaaatattttatttagtattatttaaaacttactgttagagaaaggaaaaaagtgtTTGTAAGATATATTTTAGGATGATATATCTTTGATTGGCAGCACCCCTTCCAGGTCTCAAGATGGATATTTTCAGATCAGCTGTTACCCAATCTGATATGACCCTACAGATGCTGGGGATTGTACAAAAATCCTTCTGCATGCGAAACCTGTGGTCTGCTAATGAACTAAAGTCTTCCCTTATAGAAAGATGAACACTAAAATCATTCAAAAATTAGCTTTACCTTTCTTATTTTAACAATCTACAAAAGCCATGTAAGCAAACGAAGAGGAGAAATGGTCACATACTAAAGACGAGAATTGATTTCTATTTGGGATACACTGGAATATTAGCCAAGATGTATTATGAGTATTgggaagcaaagaaaggaagacGTTAAGAGCCATTTTACTTAGTTCCTAAGTAAACTGGGCAGTCCACtcaataatataaaacattataaaaatagataaatagtCCGGTACATTTATTTCAGCTGGCCCCACGTATTATACAGACTTGACCTCAGGATCTCCACATCAGTATTCAACACTTTTACACACGGGATGCCGCTTAAGAAATTAACCAATTCCACCCTCTACTGGTCAAATCCAATCAGTTCAGGACCccacatacatttttttaaaaactaggaaGAACAATCCATTGTCTTAATGACAAATTATGTCTCATGGCTACATTTTCAATTAGGAAGCATATGTGAATCAAATATAGGAATACAAAATTATACCACAGGGTTTGACCTTTCCATATAGtggtatataatataaaataaattcacAGAGGTCTAGCAAAGCTATAACCATTGTGGTCGAACAGTCCTACAACCTGGAGAGAAAAGTAAACTAGTTGGTAACACTAAGGCTGTATTGCTCTGTTGTGTTTGCAGAGCAAAGACTCCATAATGTTCTGTATCTTCCAACATCTGACAGCTATACTCATTCCTATTCAACTGAATTCCTACAGATTCAAAGTGATTCATTCTTATTGATTTTTCAAGAGTTTGACGAAGTTCAAATTTACAAACCAGTGAACTCTGGTGCCATCTAGAGACAAAAAGTAGACAAAATCTGTCCAAACTTTCAAGCactaattcattttttaaagtttctggTATAAAACCAACATACCATTCATGCACTAGTTGAGTTAACTAAAACAGTGCTCTAGTTATGTTGCATAACAGTAGCTTGTGTATGCACAAGAGGACCAACTGAGCTACTGAGCAAGATAGGTCTCAATAGCCATCACTCCACATCTGCAGTTTTGATGTTTGGTTATTCacacatttgattaaaatgttccctCTAGAAATGGCTAGTTCCCTCAGTGTAACTCTATTGTTAACTTCCTgaggtcatgctggaggacccagagatttctggagagaacacctctctaggaatcgctaggtcctccactgtgattctatggtcaaattCCAGCGGACATCAACTACACTCatgctgaaaaacctacaaattcctagagaggtgttctctcggggtttttttttaaagtgatttcTTTCTCCACAGTTCTTCACTTTTGCAGGGATCTTGTGCAAAATGTATCCCAGCAATTATAAAGAGCTGGCTgtattgattttttattttttgctttctccCAGCATGTGACACAAGACAGTTCACACACCAAATCAAAACATGATACATCTAAAAAATAACAACCCCCAATGAAGAAAAGATAAACTACTTTAAAATgatgtaaaatcattttaaaacattgaaaaatactAAGAATATATAGCACACACAGCTTCATTAGAAGACTTTTAATGTGTTTGTCTGCCAAAGCACATTGACATATCCATGCACACATTTCCTATACAGAGTCAGCTAGTCTTCAAAGTCCTGGTCAAATGAAACGAGTCTCAAGTACACACATAATTCCCATTgttcttccattttaaaaaatcctaatacAGGACATATCAACTATTtgttagacaaaaaagacaaataCACACTATTTTCAAGAAAAACATGTCAAGAATTCCCTCCATCTGCGTGGGTTTCAGGTTTCACATTAGCAGCATGACACCAGTGGATATTGGTATTTGTTTTTACAATGTAAACATACTGGAAATATTTAAAGTTCTGTTCTAGAACAATTTACATGTTAAGTTTATCACAGTATCTCCAAACTGTCATGCTTAACCCTTTCTGGCCctccttttattttaatttatcccAGATTGCTGATGTTTTCCGCCAAGCAATTCCTACTCGGACCCCTAAACCAACTGCGGTACCTGTGAAGTTATCTACTGGACAACTCAAGCCATCATCACATCAAGATAGCAAAGATGGAAAATCACATATCACCACAAGAGTTCTCAATGCTGCTATTCAAAATGTGGGGAAAACATAAGAACTGCCTGACGACTTAATTTTAAGTACTGCTGATCCTCTACAAAATGACTTCCCGTGACAGATGCAAGACAAAGCTAGCATCAACATCACACATACGCAAAAAATGTTAGTTTTTACACTGGAATTACTAGGCATCAGGGCCTGCTTGCAGAAAGCTTCAGTCACCCACAATCAATCCTGGACCATGTTCCTGATTTGCTTCAAGTaatacatttgcacattttccttTAGCAAAGATTGGGAAGTGAGGTTTCTAGCTAGTTCAAATGTTAGTGATGCACATAAATGCAACAACAAGCGTAATCACAGAATTCCCAGGCAAtagttgtttttaaaagtttcacaAATGTATGAAACAGATAGGACAAACTGATGGTAAAACTTTGGCTCTGATACAGGGAGAAGAAAATTTTACAAATGGCTGGTTGGACAATGAAATGGGACATCCTAGAAGAGCATCAATTGTTGCCAAAAGACCTGAAAATACCATCCTATCTGTTTGTGCTTCCACACCAATACCTTTAAAGTTTTTCCCATACTTTAAAGATGGGATTACAGGTGCTGGAATGCTATTCAGGATGATGTCAATTACATTCGCAAGTCAATCTCTTTTCTAGCCTCAATCTTTAAGGCCAGATGATAAGACACTACAGAGATGGGCAGCTATAAAAAATACTCTAGAAAGACAGAGCACTTTGGCAGATCCATGCCACACTCTTTCATGACCAGCAGCAGTCGCATGGAACTGTAGAAGAAATATAGAGGAATATTAAAGGGCCTATCAACCAGCATGCCACTAATGTAAGAGAAGGCTATCTGTACCATGGGTGCCAAATGACAATCATGTTGTATAGGATGAAATGAATCCCCCAAAGGGGATTTTCACTTTCAAAAGCTGATATGGTGCATATTTTTATTACTGCCTTATGTTTTGTGTGTCAAGGAGACTGACTTAACATGTTGAAAAAGAAAGTATATTTTTTAAACTGGAAATTTATTATTGTAAAACCAGTCTGTATGTTTGTAAAGAGAGGCAACATTTTTCCTGTATTGCATCATAAAATAAATTCTTTTACTATTTATGTAAGAAGTAATACAAGTAATCACATTGCCTTGAGTCTACTCAAAGTGGAGGGGACATGCTTGTTTAAAACTAGTCAGATTGTTTAAATTGAATGAGAAGCATATGACAAAAAAATAAGAGGAAGGCCTGAAATAACATACAGAATTGCTTTGGTTTAAAGTGTCATATGAGGCCTTCAAAAGTAGGACTGATggccttccttatttatttatttatttactgtatttgtataccgcccttctcagcccgcaggggaCACAAGGTGGTTTAaagaggcaacaattcagtgcccagcaacaccataaaaacatttatGGTTAGTGACTTAGGACCCCCACAAAAGTAGAAAAACCACAAAAGTGGTTGGAAATATCTTTTTTCCTGTGAGACTATCTCTctagaatctttaggtcctccagtacaattctcTGGTCAACATCAGGTGAAATCCTAGAGaagtgttatctctaggaatctctaggattCATACGGCATGAATCTATGGACAATGACTAATAAAAGTTGTACAAAGAGACACATTAGAAGACTTAGAGATTCttacagagaacattttaatcatatCCACAAAAGTCAAGTCATCAAGAGAATTTGAAGATGGCAAAAGCTGTTTCTTAATTAAATGCAACATGATTCCCTTCTCAACACATGTGCAGAAGCAAAACACTGGAGTGACAGCATGCACAATACCTCTTCCAATGAGTGTCACACATTACAATTCAGCAGAGAATCTTAGGTATCAACTTGATTGCGCAAGGGAAGAGTGGGCACTACCTGTTGCTTTTCTTTTTATGATACCAGGGAGGTTTTCTCCTTAGAGCAAACTAATAGGAAACTTTGACACCTCTGCCCCCCAGATAGGAAGTCATTAGTTGTGCAATGATACAAAATCCTTTAATAAGCACACAGAAAGGCTGTGCCCATCTATCCCAGCACAGCCCAAGGACTCATCTAGCAGGATGATCTCTGCCTGCCCAATACCACAGCATTTGCACAGTAGACTAAAAGACAATAGCACCATATATGATCCACagtcaatgggacatcctttcatTTCCCTTTTTGAACCCTTTTTGTGCTGGAAGGCACAAAGAGTCCCAAGAAGTCTACTGATTTTTCAAAAGGGTGATAACACATAAATGAATGGTGAAATAAGAATGGGTTATAGTAGTATCAATTCACTATCACAGGTGCCACAGACAGTAACACCTCTGTTCTTCACACCAATTGAATAAATCTATACTAACTGAAATACATGTTCATCTACGTGGCAGGACCAAATGAATCTACATTATCCTAGCTACAAAGCATAT encodes:
- the FILIP1L gene encoding filamin A-interacting protein 1-like isoform X1 encodes the protein MVVDEQEKLTEQLNLQSQKIQDLTTSAEQAHEKLSLAETKAQEEEEKALRLEAELQAQANNASQEQEATMAKLTNEESQNRQLRLKLTALSRQIDELEETNKSLRKAEEELQDLREKINRGECGNSTLLSEVEELRKRVLEMEGKDEELIKMEEQCRELHRKLEKEASQSKNFKVEVDKLNKRIMELEKLEDAFSKSKQECYTLKCNLEKEKLLTKQLSQELNGLKARMGELETIESKLEKTELTLKEDLSKLKTLTVILVDERKTMNEKIKQTEEKLNTANTQLHLEQKKVMSVTEKLIEESKKALKSKTEAEEKMSSLTKERDELKNKLKAEEDKGNDLSSKMNLLRKKLQSLEAIEKDFLKNKLKETAKPSPPLQQENNKIKELAQEIERLKHKLKQMKAIEDDLMKTEDEFESLERRYINEQDKARFLSEELEVAKRELARYKLAEKTECNHEQRLFQKFKEEAAKSGHLSREVDALKEKIHEYMATEDIICHLREDHTILQKKLTHQENKNKELGREMEILSKELERYRRFSKSLRPSLNGRRISDLQVVSKEVQTEPSDNEPPDYKSLVPLERAVINGHLYEESDNEDDDNDDEQPVSFKCNSSVPNAVNNSKLWIPWMKSKESHIQNGKVRAKQNGNCIQPGNLVLSHTPGQPLHIKVTPDHGQNTATLEITSPTTESCHSFTSTAVIPHCGTPKQRITIIQNGSLTPIKSKVADTHSRPEQAISPRSQTPESCRSVTPERTMSPLALSTSSSSPEQLISPEPLEIGDRHTIFRVSPECQSSWQFQRSNSSGSNVITTEDNKIHIHLGNPYVKTIPNPAKTAHPCTPMQDNRTPALTNGTPGKQINKITSSITITPTASPLPRQAQITIADVFRQAIPTRTPKPTAVPVKLSTGQLKPSSHQDSKDGKSHITTRVLNAAIQNVGKT
- the FILIP1L gene encoding filamin A-interacting protein 1-like isoform X2, whose product is MPSRNNTTQKPSKLKEYQQMLKGTHTESIDRIKMNRRQTENCCAKEQDAILSSPESDEKKRNYSKKGEDLSRDDLLFLLSVLEGELQAQDEVIGVLKAEKINLALLEAQYGFVTPKKVLEALQRDAIQAKATLWQEDIYEKPMGELDKVMEKHKETHRRMLEQLLMVEKSHRQTLYELEDEKRKHAEYMEKSDEFTNLLEQEQERLKKLIEQDTAYQAKKEKENTRKISKLKEELTKLKSFTLMVVDEQEKLTEQLNLQSQKIQDLTTSAEQAHEKLSLAETKAQEEEEKALRLEAELQAQANNASQEQEATMAKLTNEESQNRQLRLKLTALSRQIDELEETNKSLRKAEEELQDLREKINRGECGNSTLLSEVEELRKRVLEMEGKDEELIKMEEQCRELHRKLEKEASQSKNFKVEVDKLNKRIMELEKLEDAFSKSKQECYTLKCNLEKEKLLTKQLSQELNGLKARMGELETIESKLEKTELTLKEDLSKLKTLTVILVDERKTMNEKIKQTEEKLNTANTQLHLEQKKVMSVTEKLIEESKKALKSKTEAEEKMSSLTKERDELKNKLKAEEDKGNDLSSKMNLLRKKLQSLEAIEKDFLKNKLKETAKPSPPLQQENNKIKELAQEIERLKHKLKQMKAIEDDLMKTEDEFESLERRYINEQDKARFLSEELEVAKRELARYKLAEKTECNHEQRLFQKFKEEAAKSGHLSREVDALKEKIHEYMATEDIICHLREDHTILQKKLTHQENKNKELGREMEILSKELERYRRFSKSLRPSLNGRRISDLQVVSKEVQTEPSDNEPPDYKSLVPLERAVINGHLYEESDNEDDDNDDEQPVSFKCNSSVPNAVNNSKLWIPWMKSKESHIQNGKVRAKQNGNCIQPGNLVLSHTPGQPLHIKVTPDHGQNTATLEITSPTTESCHSFTSTAVIPHCGTPKQRITIIQNGSLTPIKSKVADTHSRPEQAISPRSQTPESCRSVTPERTMSPLALSTSSSSPEQLISPEPLEIGDRHTIFRVSPECQSSWQFQRSNSSGSNVITTEDNKIHIHLGNPYVKTIPNPAKTAHPCTPMQDNRTPALTNGTPGKQINKITSSITITPTASPLPRQAQITIADVFRQAIPTRTPKPTAVPVKLSTGQLKPSSHQDSKDGKSHITTRVLNAAIQNVGKT